The nucleotide window GCGCAGCTGCCGGGCGTCGACCGCGTGGCGGAGGTCCGAGCGCAGCTCGAGCCGCTCGACGGCCCGGCGCGCGGCATCGGCGTCGAAGAGCTCGATGCGGTTGCGCCCCCGCGCCTTGGCCTCGTACATCGCCGCATCCGCGTCGCGCATCAGCTCGCTCGAGGTCACGCCGCTCCCCCGGCGGCCGACCACGCCCCCGAAGCTCGCCCCGATCGAGGCACGCTCGCCGCCGATGGCGAGGGGCGCGGACAGCCGGGACAGGGCGCGGGCGCCGACGTCGGCGACCGCGTCGAGGTCGGCGACTCCGTCGAGGACGAAGAGGAACTCGTCGCCGCCGAGCCGGGCGAGCAGGTCGTGGGGCCCCGCGCAGCCGGCGAGGCGGACCGCGACCTCCTTCAGGACCTCGTCGCCCGCCTCGTGCCCGAGCCGGTCGTTGATCGCCTTGAACCCGTCGAGGTCGCAGAAGAGGACGCCCACCTGGCCGGGCGCCTCCGCCGTGAGCGCCGCATCCAGCCGGGTCCGGGCGAGCTCCCGGTTCGCGAGCTCGGTCAGCGGGTCGTGGGTCGCCCGCCAGCTGAGCTGCTGCTCGCGCTGCACCAGCGATGCGTACAGCTCGGCGTTCAGCATCGCCGCGCCGACGTGGGCGGCGAGCGCCTCGGCGACCACGATCGCGTTAGGGGTGAGGGGCGCGTGCCCGGACCGGATCGCGTACAGCAGTGCGACGGGGACGCCGTCGCGCATGACGGGGACGGCCAGCCGCGACTCCGGTCCGGTGCTGGCGCCGGCCGTGACCGAGCCGAGGGGGTCGCCCGCGTCGGCGGTCACCACGTACGGCTCGCCGCGCAGCGCGGATGGCCAGGCGTTGACCCGGTCGACCGGCCGGGGCCAGCTGGCGACGGCGGCCGGCGGCAGGTCCCGGTGGGCGCGGAGCGTCGCGGTCCCGTCCTCGATCGACACCACCCCCGCCCGGTCGCCGGCGGTGATGTCGCGGATCAGGTCCGCGGCGACCTCGAAGACGCCGTCGAGGTCGCGCTGGTGCACGAGCCGGTGCCCCCAGGTCGCGAGCTGCTCGAGGGCGGTGTTGCGCTGGTGCAGCTCGAGGGTCATGTCGAGGTGGCGGGCCAGCGCGTCGAGCAGCGAGAGGTCGTCGTCGGTGAACGGCCGTGGTCCCGCCCGGCGGAGGACCAGCAGCTCGCGCCGTCCCTGCCCCGACCCGAGGGGCACCCACGCGGTGGCCGCGGCGCGCTCGTCGGACGGGCGGGCGTCGCCTGCGGACCCATCGGACCGGGTGCTCCGTCCCGTCAGGAGCGCGCGGTGAGCGCCGTCCGGGAGCGGGAGGGGATCGCCGCGGTCGTCAGCGGCCTCGTCCGGGGCGTGGGGGTAGAGGACCGACTGGCTCGCGGTGGCGAGCACCGCCTCGTCGGCGCCGACCGCGGTCGCCACCCGGGCGAGGGCGTCAGCGGACAGCCACCCCTGCCCGGACGGGTCCGACAGGGCGAGCAGCAGCGGACCGAGCGCCGCGGCGGTCGGCGGGGTCGCGATCGGGTCGTCGGTCGCCCGCGGTTGGGGGCCCACGGTGGGGTGATCGGCACGCCGGACGGCGGACTGAAGGGCCGTCGGGGGCCGGCTGGCGTGGGTTCCGGTCGGTCGGGACGGCTCTGCTCAGGACCGACTGCGTACCTGTCGGACAGGGTGGTACGACGCCCGAGATCCTGCGCGGGCGCTGGGCCTGCAGCGATCGTTACGGGGTCCCACCCGTCCATCCGGCCCCTTGCCCGATGGGTACAGATGGGTCAGCGGCCGCCCGGCGTCCCCTGGATAGCGTGTTGCGGGCTATGGATAACACCCGCAAGCATCATGGGAACTTTCGCACGCACATGAG belongs to Euzebya sp. and includes:
- a CDS encoding putative bifunctional diguanylate cyclase/phosphodiesterase; this translates as MGPQPRATDDPIATPPTAAALGPLLLALSDPSGQGWLSADALARVATAVGADEAVLATASQSVLYPHAPDEAADDRGDPLPLPDGAHRALLTGRSTRSDGSAGDARPSDERAAATAWVPLGSGQGRRELLVLRRAGPRPFTDDDLSLLDALARHLDMTLELHQRNTALEQLATWGHRLVHQRDLDGVFEVAADLIRDITAGDRAGVVSIEDGTATLRAHRDLPPAAVASWPRPVDRVNAWPSALRGEPYVVTADAGDPLGSVTAGASTGPESRLAVPVMRDGVPVALLYAIRSGHAPLTPNAIVVAEALAAHVGAAMLNAELYASLVQREQQLSWRATHDPLTELANRELARTRLDAALTAEAPGQVGVLFCDLDGFKAINDRLGHEAGDEVLKEVAVRLAGCAGPHDLLARLGGDEFLFVLDGVADLDAVADVGARALSRLSAPLAIGGERASIGASFGGVVGRRGSGVTSSELMRDADAAMYEAKARGRNRIELFDADAARRAVERLELRSDLRHAVDARQLRLEYQPVVRLDDGVVVGVEALVRWHHPVRGVIGPAEFIPLAEETGDIVDIGRWVAWHAAAQLARWREGGNPHLRVSVNLSPHQLQRPELAAELRAAVDTAGVPAAALLLEITESAELSGAAAALGELGELGFPLALDDFGMSYSNLANLRDMPIRWLKIDRTFVAGLPTDHVDTGIVRAVMALSSTLDVQVVAEGVETEAQRRALLEVGCRYGQGYLWGRPASAEEMTGRLDEMPRLRWRPQASIRPSPGSHRKNPPSAAAVDPVG